One genomic window of Mucilaginibacter sp. SJ includes the following:
- a CDS encoding MBL fold metallo-hydrolase: MSLPASRKRGRKYQNTIPTDEAGFGKMIPILREYMNNKAENTPKKTLGPFKTDPSVYSTPPASGLRITWVGHSSILIEIDSKRILTDPVWSERVSFSQSFGPKRFFKPPIALEDLPPLDAVIQSHDHYDHLDKATIKFFADKNIPFFCSIGVAQYLTRWGMAANFITEMDWGDSAMIGNEIVLTATPSRHFSGRGIVGRNETLWSSFVIKGPQHNIYFGADSGYSPEFKAIGEAFGPFDLTMLEIGAYGKFWPDIHMGPDNASNAHLDLKGKLMMPIHYGTFNLAPHAWYEPIEWLTAMAKQKHIDLFVPKPGEPTEVKGAYNSDWWKEYLSPL, translated from the coding sequence ATGAGTTTACCCGCATCGCGAAAAAGAGGACGAAAATATCAAAATACCATACCTACCGACGAAGCCGGCTTTGGTAAAATGATTCCCATTTTAAGGGAGTACATGAATAACAAGGCCGAAAATACGCCAAAGAAAACTTTGGGTCCTTTTAAAACAGACCCTTCGGTTTACAGTACTCCGCCCGCTTCGGGTTTGCGCATTACCTGGGTAGGCCATTCCAGTATTTTGATAGAGATTGATAGCAAACGCATCCTTACCGACCCGGTTTGGAGCGAGAGGGTTTCGTTTTCGCAATCATTCGGGCCGAAGCGATTTTTTAAACCGCCCATAGCTTTAGAGGATTTGCCTCCGCTGGATGCCGTGATCCAGTCGCACGATCATTACGACCATCTGGATAAGGCTACCATTAAGTTTTTTGCCGATAAAAACATCCCTTTTTTCTGTTCGATAGGGGTAGCGCAGTATTTAACCCGCTGGGGCATGGCGGCCAACTTTATCACAGAAATGGATTGGGGCGATAGCGCCATGATCGGTAACGAAATTGTACTTACGGCAACGCCGTCGCGCCATTTTTCGGGCAGGGGCATTGTTGGGCGGAACGAAACATTGTGGTCTTCGTTCGTGATCAAAGGTCCGCAGCATAATATTTATTTTGGTGCCGATTCGGGTTACTCGCCCGAATTTAAAGCGATAGGAGAGGCTTTTGGCCCGTTTGATTTAACCATGCTGGAGATAGGTGCTTACGGGAAATTCTGGCCAGATATTCATATGGGGCCAGATAATGCTTCAAATGCCCATCTCGATCTGAAAGGCAAACTGATGATGCCCATCCATTACGGTACGTTTAACCTGGCCCCGCATGCCTGGTACGAGCCTATAGAATGGCTAACCGCCATGGCAAAACAAAAACACATCGATTTATTTGTACCCAAACCCGGTGAGCCAACCGAAGTAAAAGGGGCCTATAATTCTGATTGGTGGAAGGAATATTTGAGCCCCCTCTAA
- a CDS encoding RDD family protein yields the protein MSQSYILVINGKPEGPFTIPELKTRGIKPGDFVKTDEMVDYKEAQEIVELRELFGFARPKLLMQYYGSFDQRWLASALDWFIVFGVFVLLAAMAVFLFITDKQARIYTSIGIVAFTPIGKFIYHVVMESSVKQATYGKQMLKIKVVDLDGNRISVGKAIGRNLAKIFSVLTFFVGYLMAFFNKQQQCLHDMIAGTLVIKDRLV from the coding sequence ATGTCCCAATCCTATATATTAGTTATCAACGGTAAGCCCGAAGGCCCATTTACCATTCCCGAGCTCAAAACCCGCGGCATCAAACCCGGCGATTTTGTCAAAACCGATGAAATGGTGGATTACAAAGAAGCTCAGGAGATTGTTGAATTACGCGAACTGTTCGGCTTTGCCCGTCCTAAACTACTCATGCAGTACTATGGCAGCTTTGACCAGCGCTGGCTGGCCTCGGCACTGGATTGGTTTATCGTGTTTGGCGTATTTGTGCTACTTGCAGCTATGGCTGTATTCCTGTTTATTACAGATAAGCAGGCGCGGATATATACTTCTATCGGCATCGTTGCTTTTACTCCCATTGGTAAATTTATTTATCATGTGGTGATGGAAAGTTCGGTTAAGCAAGCCACTTACGGTAAGCAAATGCTCAAAATTAAAGTAGTGGATCTGGATGGAAACCGGATATCCGTTGGCAAAGCCATTGGCCGTAATCTGGCCAAAATATTTTCGGTATTAACTTTTTTTGTTGGTTACCTAATGGCGTTTTTTAATAAGCAGCAGCAGTGTTTACATGATATGATAGCGGGGACACTGGTAATTAAGGATAGGTTGGTGTGA
- the ispG gene encoding (E)-4-hydroxy-3-methylbut-2-enyl-diphosphate synthase encodes MNTDAVKVLPGRYCNSLTEYSRFITREVNIGDVPMGGNNPIRIQSMTTTDTMDTIGTVEQSIRMVDAGCEYVRITAPSIKEAQNLAEIKKQLRARGYTVPLVADIHFTPNAAEVAARIVEKVRVNPGNYADKKKFDQIDYTDLEYQGELERIFQKFTPLVKVCKEYGTAMRIGTNHGSLSDRIMSRYGDTPQGMVESAMEFMRMCEQLNFYNLVISMKSSNPQVMVQAYRLLVETMVAEGMNYPLHLGVTEAGDGEDGRIKSAVGIGTLLEDGLGDTVRVSLTEEPEAEAPVAIELVRRYTERKAKSEKQKAKEQELSAFSPQPSASHSPYEYKKRETHEANAFIGGHLVPRVVVDLSKKNLKDPAVLNEAGYLYSSLLDKYNMAEQSVDFVYLADELPSFTLPGNLKQLYNYNTWLKLTDKTNCHPVFTLEEYIGEVDRSSKLNLVRLKPADIDSDAFGSIQLDDSLVFVLETDALHGMAEQRSFFFKMEELGLDVPVIVKRSYIFESESPEVGKSESSLKSGVESDKLEKTQDLELKTQDLQLYASTDLGALLVDGFGDGIWIDAPELPTSVITSTSFGILQATRSRISKTEYISCPSCGRTLFDLMVTTQMIRSRTSHLKGLKIGIMGCIVNGPGEMADADYGYVGSGTDKITLYRGKEAVKKNISSANALDELINIIKGDGNWIDVVQE; translated from the coding sequence ATGAATACTGATGCTGTTAAAGTACTGCCCGGCCGTTATTGTAACTCGTTAACCGAATATTCACGCTTTATTACCCGCGAGGTTAATATTGGCGACGTGCCTATGGGCGGGAATAATCCAATCCGGATCCAAAGCATGACCACTACCGATACTATGGATACCATTGGTACGGTTGAGCAATCCATCCGCATGGTTGATGCCGGTTGCGAATACGTGCGCATTACAGCACCGAGCATCAAAGAAGCCCAAAACCTGGCCGAAATTAAAAAGCAGCTTCGCGCCCGTGGTTACACGGTGCCTTTGGTTGCTGATATCCACTTTACTCCAAATGCTGCCGAGGTAGCTGCCCGTATAGTTGAAAAAGTACGCGTAAACCCCGGCAACTACGCCGATAAAAAGAAATTTGACCAGATAGATTATACTGACCTGGAATACCAGGGCGAACTGGAGCGCATTTTTCAGAAATTTACGCCGCTTGTAAAAGTTTGTAAAGAATATGGCACAGCCATGCGCATCGGCACGAACCATGGTTCACTGAGCGACAGGATCATGAGCCGTTACGGCGATACCCCGCAAGGCATGGTTGAATCGGCCATGGAATTCATGCGGATGTGCGAGCAGCTTAACTTTTACAACCTCGTGATCTCCATGAAGTCGAGCAATCCGCAGGTAATGGTACAAGCTTACCGTTTGCTGGTTGAAACCATGGTTGCCGAGGGCATGAACTATCCGCTGCACCTTGGCGTAACTGAGGCCGGTGATGGTGAGGACGGTCGCATCAAATCTGCCGTAGGTATTGGTACTTTATTAGAAGACGGCCTCGGTGACACCGTACGGGTGTCTTTAACCGAAGAACCCGAAGCCGAAGCTCCGGTTGCTATTGAGCTGGTTCGACGTTATACCGAGCGGAAAGCAAAAAGCGAAAAGCAGAAAGCCAAAGAACAGGAGCTTTCAGCTTTCAGCCCTCAGCCTTCGGCTTCGCATAGTCCCTACGAATACAAAAAACGCGAAACCCATGAGGCTAACGCATTTATTGGCGGACATTTGGTGCCACGGGTTGTGGTCGACTTATCTAAAAAGAATCTGAAAGACCCGGCTGTGCTGAACGAGGCAGGCTACCTGTACTCGTCGCTGCTGGATAAATACAACATGGCCGAGCAATCGGTTGATTTTGTTTACCTGGCCGATGAACTGCCTTCGTTTACTTTGCCCGGCAATTTAAAACAGCTGTATAACTATAACACCTGGCTTAAATTGACCGATAAAACCAACTGCCATCCGGTATTTACTTTGGAGGAATATATTGGCGAAGTTGACCGCTCATCAAAACTGAACCTTGTACGTTTAAAACCTGCTGATATTGATTCGGATGCTTTTGGTTCGATCCAACTGGATGATTCGCTGGTGTTTGTACTCGAAACAGATGCTTTACATGGCATGGCCGAACAACGCTCATTCTTCTTTAAAATGGAAGAGCTGGGTTTGGATGTACCGGTGATTGTGAAGAGAAGCTATATTTTTGAGTCCGAAAGTCCGGAAGTCGGAAAGTCGGAAAGTAGTCTTAAGTCTGGAGTCGAAAGTGATAAGTTAGAAAAGACTCAAGACTTAGAACTTAAGACTCAAGACTTACAATTGTACGCCTCTACTGACCTCGGCGCTTTATTAGTTGATGGTTTTGGCGATGGTATCTGGATAGATGCACCTGAATTGCCTACAAGTGTAATTACTTCTACTTCTTTTGGTATTTTGCAGGCTACCCGGTCAAGGATTTCTAAAACGGAATATATCTCCTGCCCAAGCTGTGGGCGTACCCTGTTCGATCTGATGGTTACCACCCAAATGATCAGGAGCCGTACCAGTCACCTGAAAGGCTTGAAGATTGGCATTATGGGCTGTATCGTAAATGGTCCCGGTGAAATGGCCGATGCTGATTACGGCTATGTAGGTTCAGGTACTGATAAAATTACCCTTTACCGGGGTAAAGAAGCGGTAAAGAAAAACATCAGCTCGGCCAATGCGCTTGATGAGCTCATCAATATTATTAAAGGTGATGGAAACTGGATTGATGTGGTGCAGGAATAA
- the purD gene encoding phosphoribosylamine--glycine ligase: protein MNILILGSGGRESAFAWKVAQSAHCEKLFIAPGNAGTTQYGTNVNIKVTDFEGIKALVLKEDINLVLVGPEEPLVKGVHDFFLADEQLKNIPVVGPQQEGAQLEGSKDFSKQFMEKHNIPTAAYRTFTKDTLQDGLTYLVTAGLPVVLKADGLAAGKGVLICLTLEEAQTELTAMLADAKFGEASSRVVVEQFLTGIELSVFVMTDGNSYKILPEAKDYKRIGEGDTGLNTGGMGSISPVPFADAAYMKKVEERVIIPTIEGLKKDGIPYKGFIFIGLMNSNGEPWVIEYNCRMGDPETESVMRRIDSDFVDLLLGVAEGNLNEKEIIISPKTAATVVMVAGGYPGEYLKNKVITGTENVRDSIVFHAGTAMDGNDVITTGGRVLAITTVQDDMFSALQQATADASRIYYDGMYFRKDIGFDLL from the coding sequence ATGAACATCCTGATTCTTGGTTCGGGCGGAAGGGAAAGTGCCTTCGCCTGGAAAGTAGCCCAAAGCGCTCATTGCGAAAAACTTTTTATTGCTCCCGGTAACGCCGGCACCACTCAATACGGCACCAACGTAAATATTAAGGTTACCGATTTTGAAGGCATTAAAGCGCTGGTTTTAAAAGAGGATATCAACCTGGTATTGGTTGGCCCCGAAGAGCCCCTGGTAAAAGGCGTTCATGATTTTTTCCTGGCCGATGAGCAATTGAAAAACATCCCGGTTGTTGGCCCGCAGCAGGAAGGCGCACAATTGGAAGGCAGTAAAGATTTTTCCAAGCAGTTTATGGAGAAGCATAACATCCCAACCGCTGCTTACAGAACTTTCACCAAAGATACCCTGCAGGATGGCCTAACCTATTTAGTTACCGCCGGACTACCGGTGGTATTGAAAGCCGACGGGCTTGCAGCCGGAAAAGGCGTACTGATCTGCCTTACTTTAGAGGAAGCGCAAACCGAGCTTACTGCCATGCTGGCCGATGCCAAATTTGGCGAAGCAAGCTCACGCGTGGTTGTTGAACAATTTTTAACAGGCATTGAACTATCGGTTTTTGTGATGACCGATGGTAACAGCTATAAAATTTTACCCGAGGCTAAAGATTATAAACGTATTGGCGAAGGTGATACCGGCTTAAATACCGGAGGCATGGGCTCTATTTCGCCGGTGCCATTTGCCGACGCTGCTTATATGAAAAAGGTAGAAGAGCGCGTGATCATCCCTACCATTGAAGGTTTGAAGAAAGATGGCATCCCTTATAAAGGCTTCATTTTTATCGGCCTGATGAACAGCAACGGAGAACCATGGGTAATTGAATACAACTGCCGCATGGGCGACCCTGAAACTGAAAGCGTGATGCGCCGTATAGATTCGGACTTTGTTGATTTGCTGTTAGGCGTTGCCGAAGGGAACCTGAACGAAAAAGAAATCATCATCAGCCCTAAAACAGCTGCCACCGTAGTCATGGTTGCAGGCGGTTACCCAGGCGAATACCTCAAAAATAAAGTGATCACCGGTACCGAAAACGTGCGCGATTCCATCGTGTTCCATGCGGGTACCGCTATGGATGGCAATGATGTAATAACTACCGGCGGGCGTGTATTAGCTATTACCACCGTGCAGGATGATATGTTCAGCGCGTTGCAACAAGCGACTGCTGATGCAAGCCGGATTTATTATGACGGAATGTATTTCAGGAAAGATATTGGCTTTGACCTCTTATAA
- a CDS encoding BrxA/BrxB family bacilliredoxin produces the protein MYPEYLVAPMREDLTRVGFEELKDADAVKNAIESEGTVFVMVNSVCGCAAANARPAAKIAAANGKHPDKLVTVFAGMEKEAVDTARNYMLPYPPSSPAMALFKDGKLVHMIERYQIEGRPAQMIADNLIDAFEQYC, from the coding sequence ATGTATCCGGAATATTTAGTAGCCCCGATGCGGGAAGATCTGACCAGGGTTGGTTTTGAAGAATTAAAAGATGCCGATGCTGTAAAAAACGCTATTGAAAGCGAAGGTACAGTATTTGTAATGGTTAACTCGGTATGTGGCTGTGCCGCGGCAAACGCACGCCCGGCTGCTAAAATTGCCGCCGCAAACGGCAAACACCCTGATAAACTGGTAACCGTTTTTGCAGGCATGGAAAAAGAAGCTGTTGATACCGCGCGTAACTATATGCTGCCTTACCCGCCATCGTCACCTGCTATGGCGCTGTTTAAAGATGGTAAACTGGTACATATGATTGAGCGCTACCAGATAGAAGGCCGCCCGGCACAAATGATTGCCGATAACCTGATTGACGCGTTTGAACAATACTGCTAA
- a CDS encoding M23 family metallopeptidase, producing the protein MKLKTSDISTVVIINKNQQHTKSLQIKTKHLNRLKHYAWSIAAVVAVLGGLVFYLHHKSAVQEAENQQLQAQIAKLKGTMPVVKAEVNTQGTAQSYIQSIEVKLKTINEYLKRRGLKGFTVKGTGGDGNREGVKLPDTEAYSLYDDYLKHLTSTIAFTPMGYPRISSFTSFFGYRSDPFDSEHAEFHPGIDFKGNRGDAVKCTASGKVVFAGWAGGYGKCVRIQHINSLETLYGHLSKIEVKVGQQVTVGDNIGKVGSTGHSTGAHLHYEVRKNGKPVNPVNFLTLNK; encoded by the coding sequence ATGAAACTTAAAACATCTGATATTAGCACTGTTGTTATCATCAACAAAAATCAACAGCATACAAAATCATTACAAATAAAAACCAAGCACCTTAACAGGCTTAAACACTACGCATGGAGCATAGCTGCTGTTGTTGCCGTACTTGGTGGTTTGGTGTTTTACCTGCATCATAAAAGCGCTGTGCAGGAAGCTGAAAACCAACAGTTACAGGCGCAGATAGCGAAACTTAAAGGCACCATGCCGGTTGTTAAAGCAGAGGTAAATACGCAGGGTACTGCCCAGTCGTACATTCAATCTATCGAGGTTAAACTTAAAACTATAAATGAGTATTTAAAAAGGCGCGGCCTTAAAGGTTTTACTGTAAAAGGTACCGGGGGCGATGGCAACAGGGAGGGGGTAAAACTACCCGATACCGAAGCTTACAGCCTGTATGACGATTATCTTAAGCATTTAACAAGCACTATAGCGTTTACCCCTATGGGCTACCCCAGGATTAGCTCGTTTACCTCATTTTTTGGTTACAGGAGCGACCCCTTTGATTCGGAGCATGCCGAGTTTCACCCCGGTATTGATTTTAAAGGTAACCGGGGCGATGCAGTAAAATGTACGGCCAGCGGCAAAGTTGTTTTTGCAGGATGGGCCGGTGGATATGGTAAATGTGTCAGGATTCAGCATATTAACAGCCTGGAGACCTTGTACGGTCATCTTTCAAAAATTGAAGTGAAGGTAGGGCAGCAGGTTACCGTTGGTGATAACATAGGCAAGGTAGGTTCAACCGGGCACTCAACGGGTGCACACCTGCATTATGAAGTACGTAAAAATGGGAAGCCGGTTAACCCGGTAAATTTTTTAACCCTGAATAAATAA
- a CDS encoding bactofilin family protein — translation MAIFSKKDKVALDLQAISTLISEGSVLEGNLKAPAFARIDGLVNGDVMVDEGLILGEKGEVKGNISTKEIFVYGTVRGDINTSSLEIKATGRITGDIKTQNLAVENGGVYNGNLTMQQVEVQKQLQA, via the coding sequence ATGGCTATTTTTTCTAAAAAAGATAAGGTTGCGCTTGATTTACAGGCAATCTCGACCCTCATTAGCGAAGGCAGTGTATTAGAAGGTAACCTGAAAGCCCCGGCTTTTGCACGGATCGACGGACTTGTTAACGGCGATGTAATGGTTGATGAGGGCCTGATCCTGGGCGAAAAGGGAGAGGTTAAGGGAAATATAAGTACTAAAGAGATCTTTGTTTATGGCACCGTAAGGGGCGATATTAATACCTCCTCGCTTGAAATAAAAGCTACAGGCCGTATAACCGGCGACATCAAAACGCAGAACCTGGCCGTAGAAAATGGCGGGGTATACAACGGCAACCTGACCATGCAGCAGGTGGAGGTGCAAAAGCAGTTGCAGGCGTAA
- a CDS encoding UPF0175 family protein, producing MTTMTLNVPDALEKEHDETVRFLAAKLYEAGKLSLGQAAEMCGMEKVDFPAVLAEFNVNYIQYNYEDILADVARING from the coding sequence ATGACTACGATGACATTAAATGTGCCTGATGCGCTTGAAAAAGAGCATGATGAAACTGTGCGTTTTCTTGCCGCCAAATTATATGAAGCCGGTAAATTATCGTTAGGGCAGGCTGCTGAAATGTGCGGAATGGAGAAGGTTGATTTTCCGGCAGTGTTAGCTGAATTTAACGTTAACTATATACAATACAACTACGAAGATATATTGGCGGATGTAGCCCGGATCAATGGTTGA
- a CDS encoding DUF3368 domain-containing protein: MVEYAVITDISCLILLDNIQALHILQSVYNHIITTPEVAAEFKKPLPEWIQVMTVKNSQLIAVYCLQVDIGEASAIALAQEIPDTLLIVDDFKGRRPASQLNIKFTGTLGVLIAAKQQNKIPSLRPYFELIKSTNFRIDPLLLERILKDLEN, from the coding sequence ATGGTTGAATACGCCGTTATCACCGATATCAGTTGTTTGATTTTATTAGATAATATCCAGGCGCTACATATTCTCCAATCCGTTTATAATCATATCATAACCACGCCTGAAGTTGCAGCTGAATTTAAAAAGCCCCTACCCGAATGGATACAGGTAATGACTGTAAAAAATTCGCAATTAATTGCTGTTTACTGTTTGCAGGTTGATATAGGTGAAGCAAGCGCTATAGCTTTAGCACAAGAAATACCAGATACTTTACTTATTGTAGATGATTTTAAAGGCAGGCGGCCCGCAAGTCAGCTTAATATCAAATTCACAGGTACCCTGGGTGTTTTGATCGCAGCTAAACAACAAAATAAAATTCCGTCACTGAGGCCATATTTTGAATTGATTAAGTCAACCAATTTTCGAATTGATCCGTTATTGTTAGAACGGATATTGAAAGATTTGGAAAATTAA
- the ahcY gene encoding adenosylhomocysteinase, whose amino-acid sequence MSSVETAFVKYKVKDLSLAEWGRKEIELAEAEMPGLMALRKEYGPSQPLKGARIAGCLHMTIQTAVLIETLIALGAEVTWSSCNIFSTQDHAAAAIAAAGISVYAWKGMNAEEFDWCIEQTLFFGEDRQPLNMILDDGGDLTNMVLDKYPELVAAIKGLSEETTTGVHRLYERMKAGTLPMPAINVNDSVTKSKFDNKYGCRESLVDAIRRATDVMMAGKVAVVCGYGDVGKGSADSLRNSGVRVIVTEIDPICALQAAMEGFEVKKLSTAITEADIVVTATGNKNIVREQHFRALKDKAIVCNIGHFDNEIDMAWLNGAYGNTKVEIKPQVDKYTIEGKDVIVLAEGRLVNLGCATGHPSFVMSNSFTNQTLAQLELWTNGAAYENKVYTLPKHLDEKVARLHLAKIGVELEVLDQDQAEYIGVTVEGPFKPEYYRY is encoded by the coding sequence ATGTCATCAGTAGAAACTGCATTCGTTAAATACAAAGTAAAAGATCTGTCGCTGGCAGAGTGGGGCCGGAAGGAAATTGAACTGGCTGAGGCTGAGATGCCCGGCTTAATGGCTTTACGTAAAGAGTACGGGCCAAGCCAGCCGCTTAAAGGTGCAAGGATTGCCGGTTGTTTGCACATGACCATCCAAACCGCTGTTTTAATTGAAACCCTGATTGCCCTTGGTGCTGAAGTTACCTGGTCATCATGTAATATATTCTCAACCCAGGATCATGCCGCTGCTGCTATTGCTGCCGCTGGTATTTCTGTTTACGCCTGGAAAGGCATGAATGCCGAAGAATTTGACTGGTGCATTGAACAAACTTTATTTTTTGGCGAAGACCGCCAGCCGCTTAACATGATCCTTGATGATGGCGGTGATTTAACCAACATGGTATTGGATAAATACCCTGAGCTGGTTGCTGCTATCAAAGGCTTATCAGAAGAAACTACTACCGGCGTACACCGTTTATATGAGCGCATGAAAGCAGGAACCCTGCCAATGCCTGCTATTAACGTTAATGATTCGGTTACCAAATCAAAATTTGATAATAAATACGGTTGCCGCGAGTCATTGGTTGACGCTATTCGTCGCGCTACCGACGTGATGATGGCCGGTAAAGTGGCCGTTGTTTGCGGTTATGGCGATGTTGGTAAAGGTTCGGCCGATTCTTTGCGCAACTCTGGTGTACGTGTTATTGTTACCGAGATCGACCCGATCTGTGCTCTGCAGGCCGCAATGGAAGGTTTTGAAGTTAAAAAATTAAGTACTGCTATCACTGAAGCTGATATCGTGGTTACTGCTACAGGCAACAAGAACATCGTTCGCGAGCAGCACTTCCGTGCTTTGAAAGATAAAGCAATCGTTTGTAACATCGGTCACTTTGATAACGAGATTGACATGGCCTGGTTAAACGGTGCTTATGGCAATACCAAAGTGGAAATTAAGCCACAGGTTGATAAATATACCATTGAAGGCAAAGACGTTATTGTATTAGCCGAAGGCCGTTTGGTTAACTTAGGTTGCGCTACCGGTCATCCAAGCTTTGTAATGAGTAACTCATTCACCAATCAAACTTTAGCTCAATTAGAGCTTTGGACAAACGGCGCAGCTTACGAAAACAAAGTTTACACCCTGCCAAAACATCTTGACGAAAAAGTAGCCCGCCTGCACCTTGCTAAAATTGGTGTGGAGCTGGAAGTACTTGATCAGGACCAGGCCGAGTACATCGGTGTAACGGTTGAAGGTCCGTTTAAACCGGAATATTACCGTTATTAA